Proteins encoded together in one Bactrocera neohumeralis isolate Rockhampton unplaced genomic scaffold, APGP_CSIRO_Bneo_wtdbg2-racon-allhic-juicebox.fasta_v2 cluster11, whole genome shotgun sequence window:
- the LOC126766075 gene encoding E3 SUMO-protein ligase ZBED1, with protein MSLGVWKFYDKEEGNNLAKCRLCRKNIKSCGNTTNLMGHLKNIHKAAFRELTDDGSTKITDSLPSTSFKSIKEPTKEADRSDALKEPENKTVGPPKRQKTIQASFEGIYAFSANGDKTIKINNALVYMVCKDNQPFTIVENEGFRNFLKVIEPRYKLPNKTTLTRWVDDKYAALSGIIREKLSGIENLTLTTDMWSESMSMRSFLGVTAHFGVGSELFSITLGVSQSNERHTSQHIAEMLLNTCDEWSIDKDQISAVVTDNAPNMVKAVELAFGKKHIPCFAHILNLVAQNSIEQCKPLRELISKVKDVVTWFKQSNIASNELRKSTSDETKLIQQVPTRWNSTYYMIERFIELREIVNNIIIRHKNAPAMLHASELAHLSSVLQVLRPIEAATKEVSGDKYCTSSKVIPLIHCLVLKIKPLSFDDSIAKELQSLVLKEIQKRMGVIENVTPLAIATVLDPRFKKMHFTDPLACSAAVGKIKDLMKAAAHNTTKDSESSELSDKNEDNYSLWEDHHKLVHKSWKLSKADDTISDELAIYLRCPVGRLTENPLEIWKDLEIQLPQLKPIAYKYLTMVGTSVPSERLFSKAAQIVTQQRNRLKGKRLNKLLFLQTIPKEYWY; from the exons ATGTCACTAG gcgtATGGAAGTTTTATGACAAAGAAGAAGGAAACAACTTGGCAAAGTGCAGactttgccgaaaaaacattaaatcaTGCGGAAATACAACCAACCTGATGGGGCacctaaaaaatattcataaggcAGCTTTCCGAGAGCTTACCGATGATGGCTCAACAAAAATTACGGATTCTTTACCCTCAACAAGTTTTAAATCTATAAAGGAACCCACTAAAGAAGCAGATAGAAGTGACGCCTTGAAAGaacctgaaaataaaactgTTGGTCCACCAAAACGccaaaaaactattcaagctaGTTTTGAAGGGATTTATGCTTTCTCGGCCAATGGtgacaaaactattaaaattaataatgccTTAGTATATATGGTGTGTAAGGATAATCAGCCATTTACTATTGTAGAGAACGAAGGCTTTCGCAATTTCCTTAAAGTGATTGAGCCGCGTTATAAACTTCCCAATAAAACAACACTCACTCGTTGGGTTGATGACAAATACGCCGCCCTATCAGGAATCATCCGTGAAAAGTTGTCGGGCATTGAAAATCTGACTTTGACAACTGACATGTGGTCAGAATCGATGTCCATGAGGAGCTTTCTTGGAGTCACAGCTCATTTCGGTGTTGGCAGTGAGTTGTTTTCTATCACTCTGGGAGTAAGCCAATCAAATGAACGCCATACATCACAACACATTGCTGAAATGCTGCTGAACACTTGCGACGAATGGAGTATTGACAAAGACCAAATTTCGGCTGTGGTGACGGACAATGCACCAAATATGGTGAAAGCTGTAGAGCTAGCCTTTGGTAAAAAGCACATACCTTGTTTTGCTCATATTTTAAACTTGGTTGCACaaaattcaatagaacaatgcaaacCACTACGCGAGTTAATAAGCAAAGTCAAAGATGTTGTGACGTGGTTTAAACAGAGCAACATAGCAAGCAACGAACTCCGTAAATCAACCTCAGACGAAACTAAATTAATTCAACAGGTGCCTACTAGATGGAATAGCACATATTATATGATTGAGCGATTCATCGAACTTCGTGAGATTGTTAACAATATAATCATCAGACACAAAAATGCACCAGCTATGCTGCATGCGTCAGAACTTGCACATCTAAGTTCAGTTCTACAGGTACTACGTCCAATAGAAGCTGCTACGAAGGAGGTCTCAGGTGATAAGTATTGCACTAGCAGCAAAGTAATACCACTTATTCATTGCctcgttttaaaaattaagcctCTGAGCTTCGACGACTCGATTGCCAAAGAGCTACAGTCTCTGGTTCTTAAGGAGATTCAGAAGAGAATGGGTGTCATCGAAAACGTAACTCCCCTCGCTATAGCCACGGTATTGGACCCCAGATTcaagaaaatgcattttacggATCCGCTTGCATGCTCTGCTGCTGTAGGAAAAATAAAAGATCTCATGAAAGCCGCAGCCCACAACACGACCAAAGATTCGGAGTCATCGGAACTTTCTGATAAAAATGAGGATAACTATTCATTGTGGGAGGACCACCACAAGCTAGTCCATAAAAGTTGGAAATTGTCAAAGGCCGATGACACTATTTCTGATGAGCTGGCCATATATCTACGTTGCCCAGTGGGTAGACTCACTGAAAACCCATTGGAAATTTGGAAGGACTTGGAGATACAGCTCCCACAATTGAAGCCAATCGCATATAAATATCTGACCATGGTGGGAACGTCAGTCCCGTCAGAGCGACTGTTTTCAAAAGCGGCCCAAATCGTAACTCAGCAGAGAAATAGGCTTAAAGGCAAGAGATTAAACaagcttttatttttgcaaactaTCCCTAAGGAATATTGGTATTAA
- the LOC126766173 gene encoding piggyBac transposable element-derived protein 4-like — protein MELEAYFGLQIMAGVSKSNGESLRCLWDETNGRPIFRAVMHIERFMQISRCLRFDSHEDRETRRLRDKLAPIRNIWDKWSKNLKLMYNPNENVTVDEQLVLFRGRCCFRQYIPSKPAKYGSKIWALCDSKSNYAWNMDVYLGRARKTQPEKNQGENVVINLTRNLGKGHTVTCDNFFTTYNLAVELLRRKITVVETVRKNKKFLPLQAIDVRKKPEHYSELFFTQNVTVVTYMPKKYNSLL, from the exons ATGGAACTGGAAGCATACTTTGGGCTGCAGATCATGGCTGGTGTTTCCAAGTCTAACGGGGAAAGCTTGAGATGTTTATGGGATGAAACAAATGGAAGACCCATATTCCGCGCTGTTATGCATATTGAACGATTTATGCAAATTTCACGATGCCTCCGTTTTGATAGCCATGAAGATAGGGAAACCAGACGGTTACGTGATAAGCTAGCTCCAATAAGAAATATTTGGGACAAATGGAGCAAAAATCTTAAACTGATGTATAATCCAAATGAAAATGTGACCGTCGATGAGCAGCTGGTACTTTTTCGTGGAAGATGCTGTTTTAGACAGTACATACCTTCCAAACCTGCCAAATATGGCAGTAAAATATGGGCTCTTTGCGATTCCAAGTCCAACTACGCATGGAATATGGATGTCTATCTAGGAAGGGCCAGAAAAACTCAGCCAGAAAAGAACCAAG gtGAAAATGTAGTTATAAATCTCACACGCAATTTGGGGAAAGGTCATACCGTCACGTGTGACAACTTTTTTACAACCTACAATTTGGCTGTCGAATTGCTACGACGTAAAATAACGGTAGTAGAAACAGTTAGAAAGAACAAGAAGTTTCTTCCCCTCCAAGCTATTGACGTCAGGAAAAAACCAGAGCATTATtcggaattatttttcacacaaaatgtgACTGTTGTGACCTACATGCCAAAGAAATACAATTCGTTGTTGTAA